In Entelurus aequoreus isolate RoL-2023_Sb linkage group LG02, RoL_Eaeq_v1.1, whole genome shotgun sequence, one genomic interval encodes:
- the LOC133630090 gene encoding golgin subfamily A member 6-like protein 4, translating to MEQFDPHQREKMKASMSTLEYETKEAELLIMKETYSIKEETQDIKEDTHDLKEDTHNLKEALEHNKKALKKKEEALKEKEEARLLIMKEADSEREETHDLKEALKEKEEALKEKENALHLIMKEKQKALLLLLKETDSIREETRDIKEETHDLKEVLKEKKVALKEKKVALKKKKEALKEKEEALHLIKKETDTT from the coding sequence ATGGAGCAGTTCGATCCACACCAAAGGGAGAAGATGAAGGCCTCCATGAGTACGTTGGAGTACGAGACGAAAGAGGCAGAACTCCTCATTATGAAGGAGACTTACAGCATAAAAGAGGAGACTCAAGACATAAAAGAGGACACTCACGACTTAAAAGAGGACACTCACAACTTAAAAGAGGCCTTAGAGCATAACAAAAAGGCCTTGAAGAAGAAGGAAGAGGCCTTGAAGGAGAAGGAAGAGGCCAGACTCCTCATTATGAAGGAGGCTGACAGCGAAAGAGAGGAGACTCATGACTTAAAAGAGGCCTTGAAGGAGAAGGAAGAGGCCTTGAAGGAGAAGGAAAATGCCTTACACCTCATTATGAAGGAGAAACAAAAGGCCTTACTCCTCTTATTGAAGGAGACTGACAGCATAAGAGAGGAGACTCGCGACATAAAAGAGGAGACTCACGACTTAAAAGAGGTCTTGAAAGAGAAGAAAGTGGCCTTGAAGGAGAAGAAAGTGGCcttgaagaagaagaaagaggccTTGAAGGAGAAGGAAGAGGCCTTACACCTCATTAAGAAGGAGACTGACACGACATAA